The genomic stretch GTAGTATTCATGAAAATGATAGTCGCTTATCCTGCATTCTGTTATGGGAATGTTTCTTTCTTTTAATTGATTGATGAGGTTTTTCATCACATCGCAAAGATAATCTGTACTATAGATGGGACTGTCGTGGTTTGTTGTCCGTGCAACTTTTAAATCAATTGCTTGCTTTTTGGTGTTGCCGCCGAATATACTTTTTATGAAAGAAAACGGATTGCCCATCATTTTTCCTTCTCGCCTATGAGGGACGGAGTAGCTGCGAATAGATAGTAGTTTCTTGGAGTTGTTATTTGTTCTTGATTCGAAATACTAGTTGACCTTTGGAATTTTTGCTTTCTTCGAAATAGTCGGTTGCTCGAATTAGGGATTGCCATTTTGAGTAGCCAAAGTTCTTTGGACTTAAAGATATTATTCGGTTTATTTGCTGTGAAACTTTTGATGCTACAGCCCAACCAGCTTCTTCCGCTTCCTCTTTTATTGCCGTGCGTATTGCATTCATTATTTTGGCATTACCACGTAGCTTGTTGCGATCCTGTTGCTTGATATCATTGGTTGTTGCATCTGTGTCTGTTGGTTTTTTAAATTTGTCTATATATATAAATGAGTTGCAGGCATCTATGAATGGTTGCGGTGTTTTTTCTTCCCCAAATCCAATGACTTGTTTTGATTTTGACCTTAATTTCATTGCAAGTGGGGTGAAATCGGAATCGCTACTTACAATTGCAAAAATATCAATGCTTTCTGTGAATAAAATTTCCATAACATCTATTGTAATAGCAAGATCAGTTGCGTTTTTCCCTTTTGTGTATGGAAATTGTTGAATTGGTTGTATTGCAAAGGGGTGTAAAACGTCTTCCCAAGGATTATTGCCTTTTCAGTTGCCGTAAGCTTTTCGAATACTTGTTTCTCCGAATTTGGACAGTTCTTCCATGATACCATAGATTGCGTCTGGTTTTGCGTTATCACAATCGATAATAAGTGAAATTTTCTTTTCTGAATCCATGTTAAGGAATATAGGATAATTTTTAGAAGAATAAAAATGAAATTTTTTGCTGATGAAGCCGGGGTTTTAGGGGGCGGAGCCCCTAGGAGTAGTGGTAGCGGAAGACTTGCCATGGAAGGAGGTGCCCGCTCGGTGGCGGGCATGACAATTGGGCAAGGCTGCAGCGACCTTTGGACACTTGGCCTTTAGGCCTTAGTGTACATGGCCACCTTTAGGTGGTGCGGGAGGCTTCCCCCTCCAATCCTATCCTTTTACTGGATCCTTCCCCTTACAGGGTCAGGATGACGAGTCTAGGTTCCATCAACTTTTTCCTTCCTACTTCCTACTTCCTACTTCCTACTTTACTATATTCTACCTCGAAACAATTTTACTTAACAGAGGTTCAAAAAAATGAATTATTTCAACTCAATCCCTATGCGTCGCCAACTCGAAGAAATTGGCCACTGCCGTTTCATGGAACATTCTGAATTCAGCCGTGGTGTTGAAGCCCTCAAGGGTAAGAAGATTGTGTTCGTCGGTTGCGGTGCTCAGGGTCTCCATCAGGGTCTCGACCTTCGCGATAGCGGTTTGGATGTTTCCTACACGCTCCGCAAGGAAGCCATCGAACAGAAGCGCCAGTCCTGGAAGAACGCTACTGAAAACGGCTTCAAGGTCGGTACTTATGAAGAAATGATTCCGGATGCAGACCTCGTTTGCAACCTCACACCGGATAAGCAGCACCACAACGTGATCCCGGCTATCATGAAGCTCATGAAGAAGGGCGCAGCTCTCTCTTACAGCCATGGCTTCAACATTGTCGAAGAAGGTCAGGAAATCCGCAAGGACATTACTGTGATCATGGTCGCTCCGAAGGGACCGGGTTCCGAAGTTCGTTCTGAATACCTCCGTGGTTTCGGCATGCCGTGCCTTATCGCTGTCCACCCGGAAAACGACCCTGAAGGCAAGGGCTGGGACTATGCCAAGGCTTACGCCGCTGGTCTCCATGCTGACCGTCCGGGCGTTCTCGAAAGCTCTTTCGTCGCCGAAGTGAAGTCTGACCTCATGGGCGAACAGACCATCCTTTGCGGTATGCTCCAGACCGGTACGATCCTTTGCTACGACAAGATGGTGAAGGAATTCGGTATCGACAAGGCTTACGCTGTGAAGCTCCTCCAGTACGGCTGGGAAACGATTTCCGAAGCCCTCAAGCATGGTGGCATCACGAACATGATGGACCGTCTCTCCAACCCGGCCAAGATCCGCGCAACGGAACTTGCTGAAAAGATGAAGAAGATCATGAAGCCGCTCTATCAGGAACATCAGGACAACATCATCTCTGGCAAGTTCTCCAGCACGATGATGGTGGACTGGGAAGCTGGCGACAAGGACCTCCTCAAGTGGCGTGGTGAAACCGGCGAACTCGAATTCGAAAAGGTTGCCGCAACTGAAAAGCAGATCACCGAACAGGAATACTTCGACCGTGGCGTTCTCATGACCGCTATGATCAAGGCCGGTGTGGAACTCGCATTCGAAACCATGTGCTCTGTGGGCATCAAGCCGATGAGCGCTTACTACGAATCCCTCCACGAAACACCGCTCATTGCAAACCTCATCG from Fibrobacter succinogenes encodes the following:
- a CDS encoding OST-HTH/LOTUS domain-containing protein, translating into MNAIRTAIKEEAEEAGWAVASKVSQQINRIISLSPKNFGYSKWQSLIRATDYFEESKNSKGQLVFRIKNK
- the ilvC gene encoding ketol-acid reductoisomerase, with amino-acid sequence MNYFNSIPMRRQLEEIGHCRFMEHSEFSRGVEALKGKKIVFVGCGAQGLHQGLDLRDSGLDVSYTLRKEAIEQKRQSWKNATENGFKVGTYEEMIPDADLVCNLTPDKQHHNVIPAIMKLMKKGAALSYSHGFNIVEEGQEIRKDITVIMVAPKGPGSEVRSEYLRGFGMPCLIAVHPENDPEGKGWDYAKAYAAGLHADRPGVLESSFVAEVKSDLMGEQTILCGMLQTGTILCYDKMVKEFGIDKAYAVKLLQYGWETISEALKHGGITNMMDRLSNPAKIRATELAEKMKKIMKPLYQEHQDNIISGKFSSTMMVDWEAGDKDLLKWRGETGELEFEKVAATEKQITEQEYFDRGVLMTAMIKAGVELAFETMCSVGIKPMSAYYESLHETPLIANLIARKKLFEMNRVISDTAEYGCYLFANKCVPLLADFMKNEVKKGDIGDIFNEGNTNAVDNEELIKVNKNIRQHPVEEVGAWLRDRMSGMTKVV